In Bacillota bacterium, one DNA window encodes the following:
- a CDS encoding proline--tRNA ligase, translating to MVDKNVEKEFVKEITSQSEDYSQWYVDIILKAELMDYAPVKGCMVIRPYGYAIWENIQRLLDRRIKDTGHENAYFPLFIPRNLLQKEADHVEGFAPEVAWVTRGGDEELAEPLFIRPTSEAIICNMYSRWIQSWRDLPVLINQWCNVVRWEKSTRPFLRTSEFLWQEGHTCHRAEEEAEDEALKMLDVYREFIEDELAIPVYTGQKTEKEKFAGALHTYTVEALMSDGKALQAGTSHNLGQHFARVFDITFMDMDDQLKYVWQTSWGVSTRLIGAVIMVHGDDRGLVLPPAIAPLQAVIIPIITKKDRETVLAEVGNIAAKLENIVRLKVDDREGYSPGWKFNEWEMKGVPLRIELGPRDIRNGRVIAVRRDTGGREEIPFEDVPARVPELLKEIQGDMYRRARAFLSEHTVTMDDYEQFQTHMADSRGFVLSGWCGKESCEECIKEETGATIRCIIAEQDNGDGPRTCLCCGEEARYRVYFARSY from the coding sequence ATGGTTGACAAAAACGTAGAGAAGGAATTTGTAAAAGAAATCACCTCGCAGTCCGAGGATTACTCCCAGTGGTATGTTGATATTATCCTCAAGGCCGAGTTGATGGATTATGCACCGGTGAAGGGATGCATGGTCATCCGTCCTTACGGCTATGCAATCTGGGAGAATATCCAGAGGTTGCTCGATCGGCGTATCAAGGACACCGGGCACGAAAATGCCTATTTTCCCCTGTTCATACCCCGGAATCTCCTGCAGAAGGAGGCCGATCATGTCGAGGGCTTTGCCCCCGAGGTGGCCTGGGTAACCCGGGGCGGGGACGAGGAACTCGCCGAACCGCTTTTTATCAGGCCGACTTCCGAAGCAATCATCTGTAACATGTATTCCCGGTGGATCCAGTCATGGCGGGATCTGCCGGTCCTGATCAACCAGTGGTGCAATGTCGTCCGCTGGGAAAAATCAACCCGTCCCTTCTTGCGCACATCCGAGTTCTTGTGGCAGGAGGGTCATACCTGTCACCGCGCGGAAGAGGAAGCAGAAGACGAAGCCTTGAAGATGTTGGATGTTTACCGTGAATTCATCGAAGATGAACTGGCCATTCCCGTGTACACCGGCCAGAAAACGGAGAAGGAAAAATTTGCCGGCGCCCTGCATACTTACACGGTGGAAGCACTGATGAGCGATGGCAAAGCGCTGCAGGCCGGAACCTCGCACAATCTGGGCCAGCATTTTGCACGTGTATTTGACATCACTTTCATGGATATGGATGATCAGCTCAAATATGTCTGGCAGACTTCATGGGGGGTGTCGACGCGGCTCATCGGTGCCGTGATCATGGTCCATGGAGATGACCGGGGACTGGTTCTTCCCCCGGCGATTGCCCCGCTGCAGGCCGTGATCATCCCCATCATCACCAAAAAGGATCGGGAAACAGTCCTGGCGGAAGTCGGCAATATTGCGGCAAAGCTGGAAAATATCGTGCGCCTCAAGGTGGATGACCGCGAAGGTTATTCCCCCGGGTGGAAATTCAACGAATGGGAGATGAAGGGGGTTCCCTTGCGCATTGAACTCGGTCCCCGGGACATCAGGAATGGGAGGGTGATTGCCGTACGCAGGGACACGGGCGGGCGGGAAGAAATTCCTTTCGAAGATGTTCCCGCCAGGGTGCCGGAACTTCTGAAAGAAATACAGGGCGATATGTACCGCCGGGCCCGGGCTTTCCTTTCCGAGCATACGGTTACCATGGACGATTATGAACAATTCCAGACCCATATGGCAGACAGCAGGGGGTTCGTCCTGAGCGGATGGTGCGGCAAGGAATCATGCGAGGAGTGTATCAAGGAAGAGACCGGGGCGACGATCAGGTGTATCATTGCCGAACAGGACAACGGGGATGGACCTCGCACCTGCCTCTGTTGCGGGGAGGAAGCGCGTTACCGGGTTTATTTTGCGCGTTCCTACTGA
- a CDS encoding insulinase family protein has protein sequence MIPDWTILRNDLLKEQVYHGEVPPGLNLYILPKKGYQKGYAVLATSFGSIDHRFMVNGRDEYVEIPDGVAHFLEHKLFEDDRGDVFHRFAALGAQANAFTSFTQTAYLFSSTQNFADSLELLLDFVQDPYFTEESVRKEQGIIAQEIRMYDDNPQWRIFFNLLDALYREHPVKIDIAGTVESISRITPEVLYRCYHTFYHPENMALFVVGGGIDPDEIGRQVARNYMARDYSPLGKIRRSYPREPSEINRRRVVQSMVVAEPLINIGFKDRSPESLPAREALKHEIVNDLVMDIIFAESEPFYNELYEEGLINDQFEAGYVMDKNYAYTIISAETRDPELLYSRIMEGIEKTKAEGFGREQVERLARAKLGNFMRRFNSLEYIANNFLAYRFRGLDFFAYPELLKEVTAEEANRCLREHLRDENHAVSIIEKIE, from the coding sequence ATGATTCCTGATTGGACCATTTTACGCAACGATCTGCTCAAGGAACAGGTTTACCACGGGGAGGTTCCTCCCGGCCTGAACCTGTATATTCTGCCCAAGAAGGGGTACCAAAAGGGTTATGCTGTTCTGGCCACCTCTTTCGGTTCCATCGATCATCGCTTCATGGTCAACGGGAGGGATGAATACGTCGAAATTCCCGATGGCGTGGCACACTTCCTGGAACATAAATTGTTCGAGGATGACCGGGGTGATGTCTTTCATCGATTTGCGGCACTGGGGGCGCAGGCCAACGCCTTCACCTCTTTTACACAGACGGCGTATCTGTTCTCCAGCACCCAGAACTTTGCTGACAGCCTTGAATTGCTGTTGGACTTTGTTCAGGACCCTTATTTTACCGAAGAGTCGGTCCGGAAAGAACAGGGGATTATTGCGCAGGAAATACGTATGTACGATGACAATCCCCAGTGGCGTATTTTCTTCAACCTTCTGGATGCGCTCTACCGTGAACATCCGGTCAAGATAGATATCGCCGGCACGGTGGAAAGTATCAGCCGCATCACACCGGAAGTTCTTTACCGTTGTTACCACACATTTTACCATCCCGAAAACATGGCCCTTTTCGTTGTCGGCGGGGGGATCGATCCCGATGAGATCGGGCGGCAGGTAGCTCGCAATTACATGGCCCGTGATTACAGCCCGCTCGGCAAGATCAGACGCAGTTATCCGCGGGAACCGTCGGAAATCAACAGGCGCCGGGTGGTGCAATCCATGGTCGTGGCCGAGCCGCTTATCAATATCGGCTTCAAGGACAGATCCCCGGAGTCTCTACCGGCAAGAGAGGCGTTGAAACATGAGATCGTCAACGATCTGGTCATGGATATAATCTTTGCCGAAAGCGAGCCCTTTTACAACGAGCTTTACGAGGAAGGCCTTATCAATGACCAGTTCGAAGCGGGGTACGTGATGGACAAAAACTATGCTTACACGATAATCAGTGCTGAAACCAGGGATCCCGAACTGCTTTACAGCCGCATCATGGAAGGGATAGAGAAGACGAAGGCAGAAGGCTTTGGCCGTGAACAGGTGGAACGGCTGGCAAGGGCCAAGCTGGGCAATTTCATGCGCCGTTTCAATTCTCTTGAATATATCGCCAACAACTTCCTGGCATATCGTTTCAGGGGGTTGGATTTCTTTGCCTATCCGGAACTGTTGAAGGAGGTAACGGCGGAAGAAGCCAACAGATGCCTCCGCGAACACCTCCGCGATGAAAACCATGCCGTTTCCATAATAGAAAAGATAGAATAA
- a CDS encoding insulinase family protein, whose amino-acid sequence MFGKPIVNELANGIRFFWLPTDKFKTVTMKMYIHQELRKELATGTALLPSVLKRGTQRYPETICLQRELENLYGAELSTSVGKKGERQLVEISLDMVHPGYLEEDNHLRRGLDILRSILSEPLVEEGGFRSAYVEQEKVQLGQEIKSLINNKTAYALERCIQEMCSHERFGIYKLGYVGGLTSIEPRGLYRYSRELLVENPIDLYMVGLRDREKIEEIVADTFSFARETTPRELPPTEISGNGREVLVREELMPVNQAQLVLGYRTNITLDHELYYPLAFYNGILGVFPHSKLFQNVREKASLAYFVFSRLEKHKGIMIIAAGIDPVHYCKSLEIIQAQTEAIADGEITRDEMENTRIGFINQLRSQADHPGNIINFHLDADIGGRHRGLDEVIEKIQQVTMEEVVAAARRVRLDTVYFLHGDGGEEKGHDS is encoded by the coding sequence TTGTTTGGAAAGCCGATCGTCAATGAACTTGCCAACGGCATACGTTTCTTCTGGTTGCCCACCGACAAATTCAAAACGGTGACCATGAAGATGTACATTCATCAGGAACTCAGGAAGGAACTGGCCACCGGGACTGCCCTGTTGCCATCGGTATTGAAAAGGGGAACACAAAGGTATCCCGAGACAATCTGCCTGCAGCGGGAGCTTGAGAACCTGTACGGGGCTGAACTTTCCACCAGTGTGGGAAAGAAGGGGGAACGCCAGCTGGTGGAGATTTCGCTGGATATGGTTCACCCCGGTTATCTGGAAGAGGACAATCATTTGCGAAGGGGGCTGGACATATTAAGAAGCATCCTGAGTGAACCGCTGGTTGAAGAGGGCGGGTTCCGGTCTGCATATGTCGAGCAGGAGAAGGTCCAACTGGGACAGGAGATCAAAAGCCTGATCAACAACAAAACTGCCTATGCGCTGGAACGCTGTATCCAGGAGATGTGCAGTCATGAGCGGTTTGGAATATACAAACTGGGCTACGTGGGGGGATTGACGTCGATTGAACCCCGGGGCCTTTATCGCTATTCCCGCGAATTACTCGTTGAGAACCCGATTGATCTTTACATGGTTGGGCTACGCGACCGGGAGAAGATCGAGGAAATAGTTGCCGACACCTTTTCATTTGCCCGGGAAACGACACCCAGGGAATTGCCTCCCACGGAGATTTCGGGCAATGGCCGGGAGGTTCTTGTCAGGGAGGAGTTGATGCCTGTAAATCAGGCCCAGCTCGTTCTTGGCTATCGTACCAACATTACCCTTGACCATGAACTTTACTATCCCCTGGCTTTTTACAACGGCATCCTTGGCGTTTTCCCCCACTCGAAGCTGTTTCAGAACGTAAGGGAAAAAGCAAGCCTGGCCTATTTTGTTTTCTCGCGATTGGAGAAGCACAAAGGGATCATGATCATTGCCGCCGGTATAGATCCTGTGCACTACTGCAAGTCCCTGGAGATTATACAGGCACAGACTGAAGCCATTGCCGATGGTGAAATCACCCGGGATGAGATGGAGAATACGCGCATCGGTTTTATAAACCAGCTGCGATCCCAGGCCGACCATCCGGGCAATATCATCAATTTCCATCTTGATGCCGATATAGGTGGGCGGCACCGGGGGCTTGATGAAGTGATCGAAAAAATACAACAGGTTACAATGGAAGAAGTCGTCGCCGCGGCCCGAAGAGTTAGGTTGGACACCGTCTACTTCTTGCACGGTGACGGAGGGGAGGAGAAAGGCCATGATTCCTGA